The Stenotrophomonas rhizophila genome has a window encoding:
- the ubiB gene encoding ubiquinone biosynthesis regulatory protein kinase UbiB has protein sequence MKAVFRASRIGRVILRYRLDDLLEGTPLEGWLRLAKPFVPRASADIAVQSRGARLRLALQDLGPIFVKFGQILSTRRDLIPADIANELTLLQDRVKPFDGATAQRIVEAALGRPVSEAFASFELEPLASASIAQVHAATLADGRQVVVKVLRPDIEKQIDADIALLKSAAALVERTHPRADKIRPREVVAEVENTLAAELDLQREGANASVLRRNWVDSDDLYVPEVVWSHTAERALTLERVWGIPSDDIAALDKAGIDRKALAAKGVRVFYTQVFRDNFFHADAHAGNIWVDVDPARRDNPRFIALDFGIMGQLSEEDQYYLAENFMAIFNKDYRRMAELHVEAGWMPNNVRIDELEAAARSVCEPYFTRPLSQISLAEVLIKLFRVAQRYELTLQPQLILLQKTLLNIEGVGRQLDPELDIWAVARPVLERILRERYSPRRVFKELRKRLPEIMTHTPDMPRLVHAWLRQQVEGGHELSMRSQDLVALNSNLQKLQKRAVAAIAGVGLLIVAAVLYGMQPGGWYFGDAPVWSWVSGAAGLFSLASAWWRR, from the coding sequence ATGAAGGCGGTGTTCCGGGCAAGCCGCATTGGTCGGGTGATCCTGCGCTACCGCCTCGACGACCTGCTCGAAGGCACCCCGCTGGAAGGCTGGCTGCGCCTGGCCAAGCCGTTCGTGCCGCGCGCCTCGGCCGACATCGCCGTGCAGTCGCGGGGCGCGCGCCTGCGCCTGGCGCTGCAGGATCTCGGCCCGATCTTCGTCAAGTTCGGGCAGATCCTGTCCACCCGCCGCGACCTGATCCCGGCCGACATCGCCAACGAACTTACGCTGCTGCAGGACCGGGTCAAACCGTTCGATGGCGCCACCGCGCAGCGCATCGTGGAAGCCGCGCTTGGCCGCCCGGTCAGTGAGGCCTTTGCCAGTTTCGAGCTGGAACCACTGGCCTCGGCCTCGATCGCCCAGGTGCATGCGGCCACGCTGGCCGATGGCCGCCAGGTGGTGGTCAAGGTGCTGCGCCCGGATATCGAAAAGCAGATCGACGCCGACATCGCGCTGCTCAAATCGGCCGCCGCGCTGGTCGAACGCACCCACCCGCGCGCCGACAAGATCCGCCCGCGCGAAGTGGTGGCCGAAGTCGAAAACACCTTGGCCGCCGAGCTGGACCTGCAGCGCGAAGGCGCCAACGCCAGCGTCCTGCGCCGCAACTGGGTGGACTCGGACGACCTGTACGTGCCCGAGGTGGTCTGGAGCCACACCGCCGAACGCGCGCTCACCCTGGAACGGGTGTGGGGCATCCCGTCGGATGACATCGCCGCGCTGGACAAGGCCGGGATCGACCGCAAGGCGCTCGCGGCCAAGGGCGTGCGCGTGTTCTACACGCAGGTGTTCCGCGACAACTTCTTCCACGCCGACGCGCACGCCGGCAACATCTGGGTCGATGTCGATCCGGCGCGCCGCGACAACCCGCGCTTCATCGCGCTGGATTTCGGCATCATGGGCCAGCTGTCCGAGGAAGATCAGTACTACCTGGCCGAAAACTTCATGGCCATCTTCAACAAGGACTACCGGCGCATGGCCGAGCTCCATGTCGAAGCCGGCTGGATGCCCAACAACGTGCGCATCGATGAACTCGAAGCCGCCGCGCGTTCGGTATGCGAACCGTACTTCACCCGCCCGTTGTCGCAGATCTCGCTGGCCGAAGTGCTGATCAAGCTGTTCCGCGTGGCCCAGCGTTACGAACTTACCCTGCAGCCGCAGCTGATCCTGCTGCAGAAGACGCTGCTCAACATCGAAGGCGTGGGCCGCCAGCTGGATCCGGAACTGGATATCTGGGCGGTGGCACGGCCGGTGCTGGAACGCATCCTGCGCGAACGCTACAGCCCGCGCCGCGTGTTCAAGGAACTGCGCAAGCGCCTGCCGGAAATCATGACCCACACCCCCGACATGCCGCGCCTGGTGCACGCTTGGCTGCGCCAGCAGGTGGAAGGCGGGCATGAGCTGTCGATGCGCTCGCAGGATCTGGTGGCACTCAACAGCAACCTGCAGAAGCTGCAGAAGCGCGCCGTGGCCGCCATTGCCGGCGTCGGCCTGCTGATCGTGGCGGCGGTGCTGTACGGCATGCAGCCGGGCGGCTGGTACTTCGGCGATGCGCCGGTGTGGAGCTGGGTGAGCGGGGCAGCGGGATTGTTCTCGCTGGCCAGCGCCTGGTGGCGCCGGTGA
- a CDS encoding pseudouridine synthase — protein sequence MSADATVEAPVALPPLQLLHVDERLAVVNKPAGLMVHDSKLARGEDDFLADRLREQLGKPIFLVHRLDRATSGCLLLAFDRESASLLGKSLMGGDVTKDYLAICRGWPAEEAFTVNHDLDGGPGKPVKKPAITHFQRVAVGEIAVPVGEFATSRYALLRCQPQTGRFRQIRRHLKHLSHHLIGDTSHGDGRHNRSFRMQGIHRMLLHAERLRFPHPDGTLMDVSAPVDGEFRKAMDLFGW from the coding sequence ATGTCCGCCGACGCCACGGTCGAGGCGCCGGTGGCGCTGCCGCCGCTGCAGCTGCTGCACGTGGACGAGCGCCTGGCCGTGGTCAACAAGCCGGCCGGGCTGATGGTCCATGACAGCAAGCTGGCCCGCGGCGAAGATGATTTCCTCGCCGACCGCCTGCGCGAGCAGCTGGGCAAGCCGATCTTCCTGGTCCACCGCCTCGACCGCGCCACCAGCGGCTGCCTGCTGCTGGCCTTCGACCGCGAAAGCGCCAGCTTGCTGGGCAAGTCGCTGATGGGCGGCGATGTCACCAAGGATTACCTGGCCATCTGCCGTGGCTGGCCGGCCGAAGAAGCGTTCACGGTCAACCACGACCTGGATGGCGGCCCCGGCAAGCCGGTGAAGAAGCCCGCCATCACCCATTTCCAGCGCGTGGCCGTGGGTGAAATCGCGGTGCCGGTCGGCGAGTTCGCCACCTCGCGCTACGCGCTGCTGCGCTGCCAGCCGCAGACCGGGCGCTTCCGCCAGATCCGCCGGCACCTCAAGCACCTCTCACATCACCTGATCGGCGACACCAGCCACGGCGATGGCCGCCACAACCGCAGCTTCCGCATGCAGGGCATCCACCGCATGCTGCTGCACGCCGAACGCCTGCGTTTCCCGCACCCGGACGGCACGCTGATGGATGTCAGCGCGCCGGTGGATGGCGAGTTCCGCAAGGCAATGGATCTGTTTGGGTGGTAG
- a CDS encoding DUF2059 domain-containing protein, giving the protein MMSTRSPARRGLTRLALTLALGLAAIAPALAAPPSDADINRLLAASRAQSMLDTMLPQIEAMQRQQFQQVAEQRQLDEAKKAQLQRIEQRTNQTIRQALSWQQLRPMYVDLYKKTFSKEDVLAMAEFYESSAGQSLLDKTPALMQNVMVAIQDKMQPLFVDLQKDLEAIVNEGNAPAAAPAPAKK; this is encoded by the coding sequence ATGATGTCGACCCGTTCGCCGGCCCGCCGTGGCCTGACCCGCCTGGCCCTGACCCTTGCGCTGGGCCTGGCCGCCATTGCCCCGGCGCTGGCCGCGCCGCCGTCGGATGCGGACATCAACCGCCTGCTGGCGGCGTCGCGCGCGCAGAGCATGCTGGACACCATGCTGCCGCAGATCGAGGCGATGCAGCGCCAGCAGTTCCAGCAGGTGGCCGAACAGCGCCAGCTGGATGAGGCCAAGAAGGCGCAGCTGCAGCGCATTGAACAGCGCACCAACCAGACCATCCGCCAGGCGCTGTCGTGGCAGCAGCTGCGGCCGATGTACGTGGACCTCTACAAGAAGACCTTCAGCAAGGAAGACGTGCTGGCCATGGCCGAGTTCTACGAGAGCTCGGCCGGGCAGAGCCTGCTGGACAAGACCCCGGCGCTGATGCAGAACGTGATGGTGGCCATCCAGGACAAGATGCAGCCGCTGTTCGTGGACCTGCAGAAGGACCTGGAGGCGATCGTGAACGAAGGAAACGCACCGGCGGCAGCCCCGGCTCCGGCCAAGAAATAA
- the arfB gene encoding alternative ribosome rescue aminoacyl-tRNA hydrolase ArfB has product MGNGPVTINAHLAIPDTEIVERFVRASGAGGQNVNKVSSAVELRFDVAGSPSLPEPLRTRLLARRDRRMTGDGVLVIDAQRFRTQDRNRDDARERLAAFIQASLSVPKPRVATKPSHGSKLRRLDEKKGRAQIKRGRTTRNWE; this is encoded by the coding sequence ATGGGAAACGGGCCTGTCACCATCAACGCGCACCTGGCGATTCCGGACACGGAGATCGTCGAACGTTTCGTGCGCGCCAGCGGGGCGGGCGGGCAGAACGTGAACAAGGTTTCCAGTGCCGTTGAACTGCGGTTCGACGTGGCCGGTTCGCCCTCGCTGCCCGAGCCGCTGCGCACCCGCCTGCTGGCCCGGCGCGACCGGCGCATGACCGGCGACGGCGTGCTGGTCATCGATGCCCAGCGTTTCCGCACCCAGGACCGCAACCGCGACGATGCACGCGAGCGCCTGGCCGCCTTCATCCAGGCCAGCCTCAGCGTGCCCAAGCCGCGCGTGGCCACCAAGCCCTCGCATGGCTCCAAGCTGCGCCGGCTGGATGAAAAGAAGGGCCGCGCGCAGATCAAGCGCGGCCGCACCACACGCAATTGGGAGTGA
- a CDS encoding lysophospholipid acyltransferase family protein — protein MNNRSPLLPAVPPNMPQVKPNRFLRWLARCTLRLGGWKVTGTFPDVPKLVFIVAPHSSNWDGFWGMAAKIALGMQVKVLGKASLFWWPLSPLLRTLGVIPLDRSSPQGTVEQAVSLLRKSDRLWYAITPEGTRKAVTHWKAGFLKIARMADVPVLACYFHYPEKTIGIGPLFYSTGDDVADMAAIREYYRPWQGKNRGTV, from the coding sequence TTGAACAACCGAAGTCCGCTGCTGCCGGCCGTGCCGCCCAACATGCCGCAGGTCAAACCGAACCGCTTCCTGCGCTGGCTGGCACGCTGCACGCTGCGCCTGGGCGGCTGGAAAGTCACCGGCACCTTCCCGGACGTGCCCAAGCTGGTCTTCATCGTCGCCCCGCACTCCTCCAACTGGGACGGCTTCTGGGGCATGGCCGCCAAGATCGCGCTGGGCATGCAGGTCAAGGTGCTGGGCAAGGCCTCGCTGTTCTGGTGGCCGCTGTCGCCGCTGCTGCGTACCCTCGGGGTGATCCCGCTGGACCGCAGCTCGCCTCAGGGCACCGTGGAGCAAGCGGTGAGCCTGCTGCGCAAGTCCGACCGCCTCTGGTACGCGATCACCCCCGAGGGCACCCGCAAAGCGGTGACCCACTGGAAGGCCGGGTTCCTGAAGATCGCCCGCATGGCCGACGTGCCGGTGCTGGCGTGCTATTTCCACTACCCGGAAAAGACCATCGGCATTGGCCCGCTGTTCTACTCCACCGGCGATGACGTGGCCGACATGGCCGCCATCCGTGAGTATTACCGCCCCTGGCAGGGCAAGAACCGCGGCACCGTTTGA
- the dcp gene encoding peptidyl-dipeptidase Dcp — MSRTVILAAAISLALAACSGKESTPVSDAQTPAAQQPADASTNPLLSASTLPFQAPPFDRIKDSDYLPAFNEGMKQHLAEVRKIADNAEPATFDNTIEALERSGETLDRVSRVFFGLVQADTNEARQKIQEEVAPKLAEHQDEISLDPKLFARIKTIYDQRASLGLDPVQTRLVERDYQEFVRAGAQLNDADKAALRKLNVEETTLATQFHTRLVAATAAAAVVVDDKANLAGLGEDEINTAAADAKARNLEGKFLLPLQNTTQQPVLASLSNREQRAAVLKASETRAERGDGNDTRETVQRLAQLRAQKAKLLGFENYAAYSLADQMAKTPAAALKLLTDTVPAATNKARGEITEMQKVIDAQKGGFQLAASDWDFYAEQVRKAQYDLDESQIKPYFELDNVLQNGVFYAATQLYGITFKPRTDIPTYHPDMKVYEVFDKDGTSLALFYTDYFKRDSKSGGAWMDVFVEQNGLTGAKPVVYNVCNFTKPAAGQPALLSFDDVTTMFHEFGHALHGIFSNVKYPSIAGTSTSRDFVEFPSQFNEHWALDPKVFANYAKNYKTGEPMPQALVDKILKARTFNQGYATTEYLSAALLDLAWHTQPADAKLQDVAPFEAAALKKYKVDLAQVPPRYRTTYFDHIWGGGYSAGYYAYFWAEVLDHDSFEWFKEHGGLTAENGQVFRDKILSRGNSVELADLYRQFRGKDPSVEPLLVNRGLK, encoded by the coding sequence ATGTCGCGTACCGTTATCTTGGCCGCCGCCATCAGCCTGGCGCTGGCGGCCTGTTCCGGCAAGGAGTCCACCCCCGTGTCCGACGCCCAGACCCCCGCCGCGCAGCAGCCGGCCGACGCCTCCACCAACCCCCTGTTGAGCGCAAGCACGCTGCCGTTCCAGGCCCCGCCGTTCGACCGCATCAAGGACAGTGACTACCTGCCGGCCTTCAACGAAGGCATGAAGCAGCACCTGGCCGAAGTGCGCAAGATCGCCGACAACGCCGAACCGGCCACCTTCGACAACACCATCGAAGCGCTTGAGCGCAGCGGCGAAACGCTGGACCGCGTGTCGCGCGTGTTCTTCGGCCTGGTGCAGGCCGATACCAACGAAGCGCGCCAGAAGATCCAGGAAGAGGTCGCCCCGAAGCTGGCCGAGCACCAGGATGAAATCAGCCTGGACCCGAAGCTGTTCGCGCGCATCAAGACCATCTACGACCAGCGCGCCTCGCTGGGCCTGGACCCGGTGCAGACCCGCCTGGTCGAACGCGATTACCAGGAGTTCGTCCGCGCCGGTGCGCAGCTGAACGACGCCGACAAGGCCGCCCTGCGCAAGCTCAACGTGGAAGAAACCACGCTGGCCACCCAGTTCCATACCCGTCTGGTCGCCGCGACCGCCGCCGCTGCCGTGGTGGTGGATGACAAGGCCAACCTGGCCGGCCTGGGCGAGGATGAGATCAACACCGCCGCTGCCGACGCCAAGGCCCGCAACCTGGAAGGCAAGTTCCTGCTGCCGCTGCAGAACACCACCCAGCAGCCGGTGCTGGCCTCGCTGAGCAACCGCGAGCAGCGCGCCGCCGTGCTCAAGGCCTCGGAAACCCGCGCCGAGCGCGGCGATGGCAACGACACCCGAGAAACGGTGCAGCGCCTGGCCCAGCTGCGTGCGCAGAAGGCCAAGCTGCTCGGCTTCGAGAACTACGCCGCCTACAGCCTGGCCGACCAGATGGCCAAGACCCCGGCCGCCGCGCTCAAGTTGCTCACCGACACCGTGCCGGCCGCCACCAACAAGGCACGCGGCGAAATCACCGAGATGCAGAAGGTGATCGACGCGCAGAAGGGTGGCTTCCAGCTGGCCGCATCGGACTGGGACTTCTACGCCGAACAGGTGCGCAAGGCGCAGTACGACCTGGACGAATCGCAGATCAAGCCGTACTTCGAACTGGACAACGTGCTGCAGAACGGCGTCTTCTACGCCGCCACCCAGCTGTACGGCATCACCTTCAAGCCGCGTACCGACATTCCGACCTACCACCCGGACATGAAGGTGTATGAAGTGTTCGACAAGGACGGCACCTCGCTGGCGCTGTTCTACACCGACTACTTCAAGCGCGACAGCAAGTCCGGTGGCGCCTGGATGGACGTGTTCGTCGAGCAGAACGGCCTGACCGGCGCCAAGCCGGTGGTCTACAACGTCTGCAACTTCACCAAGCCCGCCGCCGGCCAGCCGGCCCTGCTGAGCTTCGACGACGTCACCACCATGTTCCATGAGTTCGGCCATGCGCTGCACGGCATATTCTCGAACGTGAAGTACCCGTCCATCGCCGGCACCAGCACCTCGCGCGATTTCGTCGAGTTCCCCTCGCAGTTCAACGAGCACTGGGCGCTGGACCCGAAGGTGTTCGCCAACTACGCCAAGAACTACAAGACCGGCGAGCCGATGCCGCAGGCGCTGGTCGACAAGATCCTCAAGGCGCGTACCTTCAACCAGGGCTACGCCACCACCGAGTACCTGTCGGCCGCGCTGCTCGACCTGGCCTGGCACACCCAGCCGGCCGACGCCAAGCTGCAGGACGTAGCGCCGTTTGAAGCGGCTGCGCTGAAGAAGTACAAGGTCGACCTGGCCCAGGTGCCGCCGCGTTACCGCACCACCTACTTCGACCACATCTGGGGCGGCGGCTACTCGGCCGGTTACTACGCCTACTTCTGGGCCGAAGTGCTGGACCACGACTCGTTCGAGTGGTTCAAGGAACACGGTGGCCTGACCGCTGAAAACGGCCAGGTGTTCCGCGACAAGATCCTCTCGCGCGGCAACAGCGTGGAACTGGCGGACCTGTACCGCCAATTCCGCGGCAAGGACCCGTCGGTCGAACCGCTGCTGGTCAACCGCGGCCTGAAGTAA
- a CDS encoding 3-dehydroquinate dehydratase: MSIFIIRGPEASGQLIRTAQPLPAPVLKALVHRAIDAGTTVAIRACGSEQELLDALRVADHSRGEVTLLDPGACVGSTRLQRLLPHLHNVYVEVHDDDAGAPEDCLPADVGQRIGVAHGYCAQSYMHALEIALDHLGCSEVGCRVGT; encoded by the coding sequence ATGTCGATCTTCATCATTCGGGGCCCGGAAGCGAGCGGGCAATTGATCCGCACCGCGCAGCCGCTGCCGGCGCCGGTGCTCAAGGCGTTGGTGCACCGGGCGATCGATGCGGGCACCACGGTGGCGATACGTGCGTGTGGGTCGGAGCAGGAACTGCTGGATGCGTTGCGCGTGGCCGATCACAGCCGCGGTGAGGTCACGCTGCTGGATCCGGGGGCGTGCGTGGGCAGTACGCGCTTGCAGCGGTTGTTGCCGCATCTGCACAACGTGTACGTGGAAGTGCATGACGATGATGCGGGCGCGCCGGAGGATTGCCTGCCGGCGGACGTGGGCCAGCGCATCGGCGTGGCGCACGGGTATTGCGCGCAGAGTTACATGCATGCGTTGGAGATCGCACTCGATCACCTGGGATGCAGCGAGGTCGGGTGTCGCGTGGGAACGTAG
- the lepB gene encoding signal peptidase I: MTAAAAEPRSNGLLHWLKKEALPLLVMLGLLAAARDSLANHYQVPSGSMQHTLMPGDRVVVDMRAYGLRLPFTSVELLHTGVPQRGEVAVFDSPQDGTRLIKRIAAVGGDRVDLHEGHLSINGHPLGQVGTDDVEDFGRTLAQLDLGQGGGPDITGLAVPAGKVLMLGDHRGNSADGRYFGLVDAKALYGKAARVYYRRGEGFTWQAL; encoded by the coding sequence ATGACCGCTGCCGCCGCCGAACCCCGCTCCAACGGCCTGCTCCACTGGCTGAAGAAGGAAGCCCTGCCGCTGCTGGTCATGCTCGGCCTGCTCGCCGCCGCGCGCGACAGCCTGGCCAACCACTACCAGGTGCCCAGCGGCTCCATGCAGCACACCCTGATGCCCGGCGACCGGGTGGTGGTGGACATGCGCGCCTACGGCCTGCGCCTGCCGTTCACCTCGGTGGAACTGCTGCACACCGGCGTGCCACAGCGCGGCGAGGTGGCGGTGTTCGATTCCCCGCAGGACGGCACCCGCCTGATCAAGCGCATCGCCGCCGTGGGCGGCGACCGCGTGGACCTGCATGAAGGCCACCTCAGCATCAACGGCCATCCGCTCGGCCAGGTGGGAACCGATGACGTGGAAGACTTCGGCCGCACCCTGGCCCAGCTCGACCTGGGCCAGGGCGGCGGCCCGGACATCACCGGGCTGGCCGTACCCGCCGGCAAGGTGCTGATGCTGGGCGACCACCGTGGCAACAGCGCCGATGGCCGCTACTTCGGCCTGGTCGACGCCAAGGCCCTGTATGGGAAGGCGGCGCGCGTGTATTACCGCCGCGGAGAGGGTTTTACCTGGCAGGCGCTGTGA
- a CDS encoding MFS transporter has product MNGDTAALPERSSTPHPPAPSQHIEQGTPAFRRTAAALFLAGFSTFGLLYTVQPLLPEFSRHFGVSAANSALALSLSTGLLAVSMLVAGLISDRVGRRGVMITALLASTVLSAASAMVDDWTTLLILRTLLGIALSGVPAVAMTYLVEEMDSRALGLAMGLYIGGNAVGGMSGRLIAGIVADHWGWRWGIGVVSLIAVLSTVLLWVQLPPSRHFQSRRGGLRELPARWRQLFADPGLPSLFATAFVLMGVFVTLYNYLGYHLLAPPYRLSQTVVGLIFSVYLVGTFSSAWMGQQANRHGRGRVLGICYGLIALGIVLLSLPWLGCMALGIALVTFGFFGGHSVASSWVGSRAGVMRAEASALYLFAYYLGSSLAGAAGGVFYTRWHWWGVCAFTAVLTAIGATIAWRLGRRAQALPAALALSR; this is encoded by the coding sequence ATGAACGGCGACACCGCAGCGCTGCCCGAGCGCAGTTCCACCCCCCATCCGCCCGCGCCCTCGCAGCACATCGAGCAGGGCACCCCCGCGTTCCGGCGCACGGCGGCGGCGCTGTTCCTGGCCGGCTTCTCCACCTTCGGCCTGCTCTACACCGTGCAGCCGCTGCTGCCGGAGTTCAGCCGCCACTTCGGCGTCTCCGCCGCCAACAGCGCGCTGGCCCTGTCGCTCAGCACCGGCCTGCTGGCCGTTTCGATGCTGGTGGCCGGGTTGATCTCCGACCGGGTGGGCCGCCGTGGTGTGATGATCACCGCGCTGCTGGCCTCCACCGTGCTCTCGGCCGCCAGCGCCATGGTCGACGACTGGACCACGCTGCTGATCCTGCGCACCCTGCTCGGCATCGCACTCAGCGGCGTGCCGGCGGTGGCGATGACCTACCTGGTCGAAGAAATGGACAGCCGCGCGCTCGGCCTGGCCATGGGCCTGTACATCGGCGGCAATGCAGTGGGCGGCATGAGCGGGCGCCTGATCGCCGGCATCGTGGCCGACCACTGGGGCTGGCGCTGGGGCATCGGCGTGGTCTCGCTGATCGCCGTGCTCAGCACTGTGCTGCTGTGGGTGCAGCTGCCGCCGTCGCGCCACTTCCAGAGCCGTCGCGGCGGCCTGCGTGAACTGCCCGCGCGCTGGCGCCAGCTGTTCGCCGATCCCGGCCTGCCCTCGCTGTTCGCCACCGCGTTCGTGCTGATGGGCGTGTTCGTCACCCTTTACAACTACCTCGGCTACCACCTGCTGGCGCCGCCGTACCGGCTCAGCCAGACCGTGGTCGGCCTGATCTTCAGCGTGTACCTGGTCGGCACCTTCAGCTCGGCATGGATGGGCCAGCAGGCCAACCGGCACGGCCGGGGCCGCGTGCTCGGCATCTGCTACGGCCTGATCGCACTCGGCATCGTGCTGCTGTCCCTGCCGTGGCTGGGCTGCATGGCGCTGGGCATCGCGCTGGTCACGTTCGGCTTCTTCGGCGGCCATTCGGTGGCCAGCAGCTGGGTCGGCAGCCGCGCGGGCGTGATGCGCGCCGAAGCCTCGGCGCTGTACCTGTTCGCCTATTACCTCGGTTCCAGCCTGGCCGGTGCCGCCGGCGGCGTGTTCTACACCCGCTGGCACTGGTGGGGCGTGTGCGCCTTCACCGCCGTGCTCACTGCGATCGGCGCCACCATCGCCTGGCGGCTGGGCCGCCGCGCACAGGCGCTGCCGGCCGCGCTCGCACTCAGCCGCTGA
- a CDS encoding LysR substrate-binding domain-containing protein produces the protein MSIELRHLRYFLAVADTLHFGRAAERLGMSQPPLSQQIRQLETLLGARLFLRSNRRVELTEAGRVLQAQATDALARVDQAIELTQRAQRGETGELRIGLTRATPLSTQIPRAIFAYRQQFPQVQLKLREMNTLQQIDALVANELDVGLIRKRALPTPLMSRKLFSDPLALVVHDQHPLIRDLPAGSPVALRQFAHEPFVGFLREVGAGIHDHFIALCRSAGFTPRIIQEAGEASTLISLAASGLGVTVLPASCSHIHVEGARFVPLSDRAASSEVHVAYRRGAPSPLITHFTRLLQGGFSG, from the coding sequence ATGTCGATTGAACTGCGCCACCTGCGCTACTTCCTGGCGGTGGCCGATACCCTGCATTTCGGGCGTGCCGCCGAGCGGCTCGGCATGTCGCAGCCGCCGCTCAGCCAGCAGATCCGGCAGCTGGAAACGCTGCTGGGCGCGCGCCTGTTCCTGCGCAGCAACCGCCGGGTGGAACTGACCGAGGCCGGGCGCGTGCTGCAGGCGCAGGCCACCGACGCGTTGGCGCGGGTGGACCAGGCCATCGAACTCACCCAGCGCGCGCAGCGCGGTGAAACCGGCGAGCTGCGGATCGGGCTGACCCGCGCCACGCCGTTGTCCACGCAGATTCCGCGGGCGATCTTCGCCTACCGCCAGCAGTTCCCGCAGGTGCAGTTGAAGCTGCGCGAAATGAACACGTTGCAGCAGATCGATGCGCTGGTAGCCAACGAGCTGGATGTGGGGTTGATCCGCAAGCGCGCGTTGCCCACGCCGCTGATGTCACGCAAGTTGTTCAGCGATCCGCTGGCGCTGGTGGTGCATGACCAGCATCCCCTGATCCGCGACCTGCCGGCCGGTTCGCCGGTGGCGCTGCGCCAGTTCGCGCATGAGCCGTTCGTGGGCTTCCTGCGCGAGGTGGGCGCCGGCATCCATGATCACTTCATTGCGCTGTGCCGCAGTGCCGGCTTCACGCCGCGCATCATCCAGGAAGCCGGCGAGGCGTCCACGCTGATCAGCCTGGCCGCGTCCGGGTTGGGGGTGACCGTGCTGCCTGCTTCATGCAGCCACATCCACGTGGAAGGCGCGCGCTTCGTGCCGCTGAGTGATCGCGCGGCGAGTTCGGAAGTGCATGTGGCCTACCGGCGCGGTGCACCCTCGCCCCTGATTACCCATTTCACCCGGCTGCTGCAGGGCGGCTTCAGCGGCTGA
- a CDS encoding LysR family transcriptional regulator, which produces MPTPKPPSPRFSYKSDRLKPLRAFCQTVRLGSVSRAAEALFVSQPAISQQLQALERELGVGLFERSGRRLVPSREGQLLFEMAQPLVESLDGLEASFRDKVKGLDAGELNIAANSSTILYLLPRIVERFRQRHPDVRLTLHNAISADGTDLLRSDAADLAVGSMTDVPADLSYAPAYRFEQVLIAPPDHPLATAPELTLQAISAYPLVLPPKRQITYRLVDQVFQRQRVPYTVALEVGGWEVIKQYVAMGMGISIVPALCLNDADRGRLVTRSMSAWFPERSYGVIVRRGRFLSPQARAFIELIQPDLFSPRSYDESGHSER; this is translated from the coding sequence ATGCCCACACCCAAGCCGCCAAGTCCCCGTTTTTCCTACAAGTCTGACCGGCTCAAGCCGCTGCGGGCGTTCTGCCAGACGGTGCGATTGGGCTCAGTCTCACGTGCGGCTGAGGCGCTGTTCGTCAGCCAGCCGGCGATAAGCCAGCAGTTGCAGGCGCTGGAACGCGAATTGGGGGTGGGCCTGTTCGAGCGCAGCGGGCGGCGGCTGGTGCCCAGCCGCGAGGGCCAGCTGCTGTTTGAAATGGCCCAGCCGCTGGTGGAAAGCCTGGACGGGCTGGAGGCCAGCTTCCGCGACAAGGTCAAAGGGCTGGATGCGGGCGAGCTCAACATTGCCGCCAACAGCTCCACCATCCTGTACCTGCTGCCGCGCATCGTGGAGCGCTTCCGCCAGCGCCATCCGGACGTGCGCCTGACCCTGCACAACGCGATCAGCGCCGATGGCACCGACCTGCTGCGCAGCGATGCGGCCGACCTGGCGGTGGGCTCGATGACCGATGTACCGGCCGACCTGAGCTATGCGCCGGCCTACCGCTTCGAGCAGGTGCTGATCGCCCCGCCCGACCACCCGCTGGCCACCGCGCCGGAGCTGACCCTTCAGGCGATCTCGGCCTACCCGCTGGTGCTGCCGCCCAAGCGGCAGATCACCTACCGGCTGGTGGACCAGGTGTTCCAGCGCCAGCGGGTGCCGTACACGGTGGCGCTGGAGGTGGGCGGCTGGGAGGTGATCAAGCAGTACGTAGCGATGGGCATGGGCATTTCCATCGTGCCGGCGCTGTGCCTCAACGATGCCGACCGCGGCCGCCTGGTAACGCGCTCGATGAGCGCGTGGTTCCCCGAGCGCAGCTATGGGGTGATCGTGCGCCGGGGCCGCTTCCTGTCGCCGCAGGCGCGCGCCTTCATCGAGCTGATCCAGCCGGACCTGTTCAGTCCGCGCAGCTATGATGAAAGCGGTCATTCCGAACGCTGA